A region of Jannaschia sp. W003 DNA encodes the following proteins:
- a CDS encoding fatty acid desaturase, whose protein sequence is MTVPPASEMSPEARRWVPVLARYREPSDRRSLLEIAVTLAAFALLWALGWWAMSVSAWLAAAIAVLNGFFLVRLFVIQHDCGHGSLFRNKTLGDWVGRALGVLTVTPYDVWRRIHAIHHGVAGNLDRRGVGEVFTLTAAEYRARSPLGRLRYRVYRHPLVLFGIGPAWVFLVENRLPLGLMRAGPRYWISAMGTNLGVVLALGVLYAAGGLAPILLLFLPTTLSAATIGVWLFYVQHQFEETHYDPEPHWDLHEAALHGSSHYDLPVVFHWLTANIGLHHVHHLNSRIPFYRLPAVLRDHPELESPGHKLTFLESLHCVRLKLWDEERRRLVTLREAFAPPAAA, encoded by the coding sequence ATGACCGTCCCCCCCGCCAGCGAAATGTCCCCGGAGGCACGCCGCTGGGTTCCCGTGCTGGCCCGCTACCGCGAGCCCTCGGACCGCCGCAGCCTCCTGGAGATCGCGGTGACGCTCGCGGCGTTCGCCCTTCTCTGGGCCCTGGGCTGGTGGGCGATGTCCGTCAGCGCCTGGCTCGCCGCGGCCATCGCGGTGCTGAACGGCTTCTTCCTCGTGCGGCTCTTCGTGATCCAGCACGACTGCGGCCACGGCTCGCTGTTCCGCAACAAGACCCTGGGCGACTGGGTGGGCCGCGCCCTCGGCGTGCTGACCGTGACGCCCTACGATGTGTGGCGCCGGATCCACGCGATCCACCACGGCGTCGCCGGCAACCTCGACCGCCGCGGCGTGGGCGAGGTCTTCACCCTCACCGCCGCGGAGTACCGCGCCCGCTCGCCCCTCGGGCGCCTGCGCTACCGCGTCTACCGGCATCCGCTGGTCCTTTTCGGCATCGGGCCCGCCTGGGTGTTCCTGGTGGAGAACCGCCTGCCGCTCGGCCTGATGCGCGCGGGCCCGCGCTACTGGATCAGCGCCATGGGCACCAACCTCGGGGTCGTGCTGGCGCTCGGCGTGCTCTACGCCGCCGGCGGCCTCGCCCCGATCCTCCTGCTGTTCCTGCCCACCACCCTCTCGGCGGCCACGATCGGCGTCTGGCTGTTCTACGTGCAGCACCAGTTCGAGGAGACGCACTACGACCCCGAGCCGCACTGGGACCTCCACGAGGCCGCGCTCCACGGCTCGTCGCACTACGACCTGCCGGTGGTGTTCCACTGGCTGACCGCCAACATCGGCCTGCACCATGTCCACCACCTGAACAGCCGGATTCCGTTCTATCGGCTCCCCGCGGTGCTGCGCGACCACCCCGAGCTCGAGAGCCCCGGCCACAAGCTCACCTTCCTCGAGAGCCTGCACTGCGTGCGCCTGAAGCTCTGGGACGAGGAGCGCCGGCGGCTCGTGACGCTGCGCGAGGCCTTCGCGCCTCCTGCCGCCGCCTGA
- a CDS encoding glycosyl transferase has product MRGDPPAAGRVAYFGHNVGDAAVRRRVDALRRAGYEVLGLMPRRAGAAAPDWPHVDLGETRDNAYAARLAAIASGSRRAMEAADALRACDVILARNIDMLAMAHRVRRRLGLRVPVIYECLDIHYRLSGQGASGALLRLWERRLLRRTAATLISSPRFASEHFDRHHPGLAPPVLMENRLIEGGAFGPRPGAGAGDAPRPGGPLRLGWFGNLRCRRSLDLLKGLAAAFPRAVQVELRGYPAPGVFSDFEAELRPHPNIRFHGRYRAPEELGAIYAGIDLIWAGDWYEAGANSLWLLPNRIYEGGYFATPAIAPEGTETARWLRGTGGAFLLEGPVEPALHRLVADLVADPGPIAARRAALAALPRDRFVEGPEVIAALIEGARAGTPAP; this is encoded by the coding sequence ATGCGTGGTGATCCCCCCGCCGCCGGGCGCGTCGCGTATTTCGGGCACAACGTCGGCGACGCCGCGGTCCGGCGGCGCGTCGACGCGCTTCGCCGCGCGGGCTACGAGGTGCTCGGTCTCATGCCGCGCCGCGCCGGCGCCGCGGCGCCGGACTGGCCCCACGTCGACCTCGGCGAGACGCGCGACAACGCCTATGCCGCCCGCCTCGCCGCGATCGCCTCCGGCAGCCGCCGGGCGATGGAGGCCGCGGACGCCCTGCGCGCCTGCGACGTGATCCTGGCGCGCAACATCGACATGCTGGCGATGGCCCACCGGGTGCGGCGGCGCCTCGGCCTGCGCGTGCCAGTGATCTACGAGTGCCTCGACATCCACTACCGCCTGTCCGGGCAAGGCGCCTCGGGGGCGCTGCTGCGCCTGTGGGAGCGGCGGCTGCTGCGCCGCACTGCGGCCACGCTGATCTCCTCGCCGCGCTTCGCCTCCGAGCACTTCGACCGCCACCACCCCGGCCTCGCCCCGCCGGTGCTGATGGAGAACCGGCTGATCGAGGGCGGCGCCTTCGGCCCCCGGCCCGGCGCCGGCGCGGGCGATGCGCCCCGGCCCGGCGGCCCGCTGCGGCTGGGCTGGTTCGGCAACCTGCGCTGCCGCCGCTCGCTGGACCTGCTCAAGGGGCTGGCCGCCGCTTTCCCCAGGGCCGTGCAGGTGGAGCTGCGCGGCTATCCCGCCCCCGGCGTCTTCTCCGACTTCGAGGCGGAGCTGCGCCCCCACCCCAACATCCGCTTCCACGGCCGCTACCGCGCCCCCGAGGAACTGGGCGCCATCTACGCGGGGATCGACCTGATCTGGGCTGGGGACTGGTACGAGGCGGGCGCGAACTCCCTGTGGCTCCTGCCGAACCGGATCTACGAGGGCGGCTACTTCGCCACCCCCGCGATCGCCCCCGAGGGCACCGAGACCGCGCGCTGGTTGCGCGGCACCGGGGGCGCCTTCCTGCTGGAGGGACCGGTCGAGCCTGCGCTGCACCGCCTCGTCGCCGACCTCGTCGCGGATCCCGGACCGATCGCCGCGCGCCGCGCCGCGCTCGCCGCCCTGCCCCGCGACCGCTTCGTGGAAGGCCCCGAGGTGATCGCCGCGCTGATCGAGGGCGCGCGAGCGGGGACCCCCGCGCCCTAG
- a CDS encoding polysaccharide biosynthesis/export family protein: MTRSGFAALLAASWLCAEAGAAEPYRLAPQDRIGIRAVAWDEASRAHVRWEVLDGEYEVQADGTLALPLAGAVAAADLTLEGLSEEIAAALRARGGLRQTPDLAVSVVEYRPLYVTGDVARPGAYEGKPGLNALQAVTLAGGVSRSVRAGEADTDAALRDASRLVRTLGDLARARVRLARLDAEAGEKEAIVFDPSVRHPDGPERLATIRADEVALFEARRQAFALEVETLDDLGRLLNAEIENLERKLAGQNEQIRLAEEMLQNVSGLAEQGLARGTRLAESQTRLLSLQGDETDLLNNIFRARQRITENARDLVDLRTRRRIEIAGEIQRVGERIDQLEVDRLLAEQLLLAGGGAGAAGLGLEVETIYSVLREGSPEDEAQVVSATTPLQPGDVLVVRSLVSQEEGMATQ; the protein is encoded by the coding sequence ATGACGAGGTCCGGATTCGCAGCGCTGCTGGCAGCGTCGTGGCTCTGCGCGGAGGCGGGGGCGGCGGAGCCGTACCGCCTGGCGCCGCAGGACCGCATCGGCATCCGCGCCGTAGCCTGGGACGAGGCGAGCCGCGCCCATGTCCGCTGGGAGGTGCTGGACGGCGAGTACGAGGTGCAGGCCGACGGCACGCTGGCCCTGCCGCTGGCGGGCGCCGTCGCGGCGGCGGACCTGACGCTCGAGGGCTTGTCCGAGGAGATCGCCGCCGCGCTGCGCGCCCGCGGCGGGCTGCGGCAGACGCCCGACCTCGCGGTGTCGGTGGTGGAGTACCGGCCGCTCTACGTGACCGGCGACGTGGCGCGCCCGGGGGCCTACGAGGGAAAGCCGGGGCTGAACGCCCTGCAGGCGGTGACGCTGGCGGGCGGGGTGTCGCGGTCCGTGCGCGCGGGCGAGGCCGACACGGACGCCGCCCTGCGCGATGCGAGCCGCCTGGTCCGCACCCTGGGCGACCTGGCGCGGGCGCGGGTGCGGCTGGCCCGCCTCGACGCCGAGGCGGGCGAGAAGGAGGCGATCGTCTTCGACCCCTCGGTGCGGCACCCCGACGGCCCGGAGCGACTGGCCACGATCCGGGCCGACGAGGTCGCGCTGTTCGAGGCCCGGCGCCAGGCCTTCGCGCTGGAGGTCGAGACGCTGGATGATCTCGGGCGGCTGCTGAACGCGGAGATCGAGAACCTGGAGCGCAAGCTCGCGGGCCAGAACGAGCAGATCCGGCTGGCCGAGGAGATGCTCCAGAACGTCAGCGGGCTGGCCGAGCAGGGTCTGGCGCGGGGCACGCGGCTGGCCGAGTCGCAGACGCGCCTCCTGAGCCTGCAGGGCGACGAGACGGACCTTCTCAACAACATCTTCCGCGCTCGCCAGCGTATCACCGAGAACGCGCGCGACCTCGTGGACCTGCGGACCCGGCGGCGCATCGAGATCGCCGGGGAGATCCAGCGCGTGGGCGAGCGGATCGACCAGCTCGAGGTCGACCGCCTCCTGGCCGAGCAGCTGCTGCTGGCCGGCGGCGGGGCCGGTGCGGCGGGACTGGGGCTGGAGGTCGAGACGATCTACTCGGTGCTGCGCGAGGGCAGCCCGGAAGACGAGGCGCAGGTGGTGTCCGCGACCACGCCGCTGCAGCCCGGCGACGTGCTCGTCGTCAGGTCGCTGGTCTCGCAGGAGGAGGGGATGGCGACGCAGTAG
- a CDS encoding Gfo/Idh/MocA family protein: MSGPLRWGIAGAGWIAANFAADLARGHTGHVARVCARRPERAEALAARHGAGTAPDVAALAAAPDVDVVYVATPAALHRDHALAALEAGKPVLCEKPFALSAAEAREVVEAARARGLFCMEAMWTRFLPVMTELRRRVQAGELGPVSQLSADLGFPYAETAATASITAPAHGGGALHDLGIYGVSVAHDLLGPPVEIAAQAIRGPGGGVRDVAVVMRHATVDGTALSSLRASHGTELANALVVAGASGRITVDAPFIAARGARAVRVNAARERPAPVSELRRRLANSPLRGALRRLAGRDGRAIAGPYPGTGLGPQADEVARCLREGCHESPVMPLDETLAVLGTMDRIAALIRVDPAAASSG, encoded by the coding sequence ATGAGCGGCCCGCTCCGCTGGGGCATCGCCGGAGCCGGCTGGATCGCCGCGAACTTCGCGGCCGACCTCGCGCGCGGACACACCGGACATGTCGCGCGTGTCTGCGCCCGGCGGCCCGAACGGGCCGAGGCGCTTGCTGCTCGCCACGGCGCCGGGACGGCCCCCGACGTCGCCGCGCTGGCCGCCGCGCCGGACGTCGACGTCGTCTACGTCGCCACGCCCGCGGCGCTGCACCGCGATCACGCGCTGGCGGCCCTCGAGGCGGGCAAGCCCGTGCTGTGCGAGAAGCCCTTCGCGCTGAGCGCCGCCGAGGCGCGCGAGGTGGTCGAGGCGGCCCGGGCGCGGGGCCTGTTCTGCATGGAGGCGATGTGGACGCGCTTCCTGCCGGTGATGACGGAGCTGCGCCGCCGCGTGCAGGCGGGCGAGCTCGGTCCGGTGAGCCAGCTCTCGGCCGATCTGGGCTTTCCTTATGCCGAGACCGCGGCCACCGCGTCGATCACGGCGCCGGCCCACGGCGGCGGGGCGCTGCACGACTTGGGGATCTACGGCGTCTCGGTCGCGCACGACCTGCTCGGCCCGCCCGTCGAGATCGCCGCGCAGGCGATCCGCGGGCCGGGCGGCGGCGTGCGCGACGTCGCGGTCGTGATGCGGCACGCGACCGTGGACGGCACTGCGCTGTCGAGCTTGCGCGCGAGCCACGGCACCGAGCTCGCCAACGCGCTGGTGGTCGCGGGGGCGTCGGGCCGGATCACGGTGGACGCGCCGTTCATCGCCGCGCGCGGGGCGCGCGCGGTCCGAGTGAATGCCGCGCGCGAGCGTCCGGCGCCGGTGTCCGAGCTGCGCCGGCGGCTCGCGAACTCGCCGCTGCGCGGGGCGCTGCGCCGGCTGGCCGGCCGCGACGGGCGCGCGATCGCAGGGCCGTATCCCGGGACGGGGCTGGGCCCGCAGGCCGACGAGGTCGCGCGTTGCCTGCGCGAGGGGTGCCACGAGAGCCCCGTGATGCCGCTCGACGAGACGCTGGCCGTGCTGGGCACGATGGACCGCATCGCCGCGCTGATTCGGGTTGACCCTGCGGCAGCTTCCTCGGGTTGA
- a CDS encoding glycosyltransferase family 2 protein — MRPDDVVVVIPTLNECDHIETCIRSLASDPFARAVPILVADGGSDDGTRQIVRDLAPEFPNLALIANPDRLQSAGLNAAVAATERDQSLMVRCDAHARYPEGYVRDVAASLAARPDAASVCSVLDSEGDTCFARAAAWIVDLRLGSGGSAHRGGDASRWVDHAHHAGLRLDWFRRVGGYDPGFSHNEDAELDVRLGQAGGRIWLDATLRVGYHVRSSPGALARQYWNYGRGRARTLLKHRIRPRARQVIPPANFAVIVLCLLAASVLPIALAVPFAYLSLLLGVSAGGVVAMRSPCGLWAGPALGLMHNAWGAGFLVQLARSATWPRSRGPVSAP, encoded by the coding sequence GTGAGGCCCGACGACGTCGTGGTGGTGATCCCCACCCTGAACGAGTGCGACCACATCGAGACGTGCATCCGCTCGCTCGCCTCCGACCCGTTCGCCCGTGCCGTGCCGATCCTCGTGGCCGACGGCGGCAGCGACGACGGCACCCGCCAGATCGTCCGCGATCTCGCGCCCGAGTTCCCGAACCTCGCGCTGATCGCCAACCCCGACCGCCTGCAATCGGCCGGGCTTAACGCGGCCGTGGCGGCGACGGAGCGGGACCAGTCGCTGATGGTGCGCTGCGACGCCCATGCGCGCTACCCGGAGGGCTACGTCCGCGACGTTGCCGCGAGCCTCGCGGCACGTCCCGACGCAGCCTCGGTCTGCAGCGTGCTCGATTCCGAGGGCGACACCTGCTTCGCGCGGGCGGCCGCGTGGATCGTCGACCTGCGGCTCGGCTCGGGCGGCTCGGCGCATCGCGGCGGCGACGCGTCGCGGTGGGTCGATCACGCGCACCACGCCGGTCTGCGGCTGGACTGGTTCCGGCGGGTCGGCGGCTACGACCCCGGCTTCAGCCACAACGAGGACGCCGAGCTGGACGTGCGGCTGGGGCAGGCGGGCGGGCGCATCTGGCTCGATGCGACGCTGCGCGTAGGCTACCACGTCCGCAGCTCGCCCGGGGCGCTGGCGCGGCAGTACTGGAACTACGGCCGGGGGCGCGCGCGCACCCTGCTCAAGCACCGCATCCGCCCGAGAGCGCGCCAGGTGATCCCGCCCGCGAACTTCGCGGTGATCGTGCTGTGCCTGCTCGCGGCGTCGGTGCTGCCGATCGCCCTCGCGGTGCCGTTCGCCTACCTGAGCCTCCTGCTCGGGGTCTCGGCCGGCGGCGTGGTGGCGATGCGCAGCCCGTGCGGCCTCTGGGCGGGGCCGGCGCTGGGGCTGATGCACAACGCCTGGGGGGCCGGGTTCCTCGTGCAGCTGGCGCGGTCGGCGACCTGGCCGCGGAGCCGTGGACCGGTCTCCGCGCCCTAG
- a CDS encoding family 16 glycosylhydrolase: MMSDARKVNFGAIVVALGIAPSSAGAQEASAPGFIEVFDARDWRRSWYLADYDMGPKFVTGWRDEQVLDDGPGRIALALDPAPEDDTKPFAGAELRRSDGHHFGAYEAILRPGRGDGLVSAFFTYTGPPFGDPHEEIDFEFLGRETSSVWINVFTKGEKMGGRLVPLGFDAAAAPHLYRMEWRPDEIVWFAAGEEIARVDAATFPIPDVPGRLFLSIWAGTPAMAEWLAPTPGDLRSRMEVRCVSYRPAGTTGSECSDLPPGTWR, encoded by the coding sequence ATGATGAGTGACGCACGCAAGGTGAATTTCGGCGCGATCGTCGTCGCGCTCGGAATTGCGCCGAGTTCCGCCGGCGCCCAGGAAGCCTCCGCGCCGGGCTTCATCGAGGTGTTCGACGCCCGCGACTGGCGCCGGAGCTGGTACCTGGCGGATTACGACATGGGCCCGAAGTTCGTGACCGGCTGGCGCGACGAGCAGGTGCTGGACGACGGGCCCGGGCGCATCGCGCTGGCCCTCGATCCCGCGCCCGAGGACGACACCAAGCCCTTCGCCGGGGCGGAGCTGCGCCGCTCCGACGGCCACCACTTCGGGGCCTACGAGGCGATCCTCCGGCCCGGACGCGGCGACGGGCTGGTCTCGGCCTTCTTCACCTACACGGGGCCGCCGTTCGGCGACCCGCACGAGGAGATCGACTTCGAGTTCCTCGGCCGCGAGACCTCCTCCGTGTGGATCAACGTGTTCACCAAGGGCGAGAAGATGGGGGGCCGGCTGGTGCCGCTCGGCTTCGACGCGGCGGCCGCGCCGCACCTCTACCGGATGGAGTGGCGCCCCGACGAGATCGTCTGGTTCGCCGCCGGCGAGGAGATCGCCCGCGTGGACGCGGCTACGTTCCCGATCCCCGACGTGCCGGGGCGCCTGTTCCTGAGCATCTGGGCGGGCACGCCCGCCATGGCGGAGTGGCTGGCGCCGACGCCCGGGGACCTGCGCTCGCGCATGGAGGTCCGTTGCGTATCCTATCGTCCGGCGGGCACGACCGGGTCGGAATGCTCGGACCTGCCGCCCGGGACCTGGCGGTGA
- a CDS encoding glycosyltransferase family 2 protein, whose translation MHSITAIVATYNRRDYLEQAVDALLAQTRPPEQIVIWDDGSTDGTERYAAPLAAASDGRILYRRGENRGKSAALNAALHCATGDRIWICDDDDIAMPDAAERLAAALDASGAGMAIGRHTRFRTDPATGAEQDLGTGYWPDLSQGSLLRHLLEDIFFFQNAALVRREALGRVGPFREDLARSIDYEMFVRLAVRVPMVLADGILFRQRKHDGARGPAAARHAAARSEAVWREADRAIFAAFRPVLPLALYEALFDAGDPALLRRAALLQRGCVHARRTDWPAAWEDFEAAAAIHAPGPLAPTERAILRRALAGKHGPADGFAAPALARLRTLARTGPLGREIAAALGRGAVWRARAALGARDLSAAVRAARFVWRAGGAAALRPPTAGDAAPHITERRTPAPRAYAW comes from the coding sequence ATGCATTCCATCACCGCGATCGTGGCAACATACAATCGCCGCGACTACCTCGAGCAGGCCGTCGACGCCCTGCTGGCCCAGACCCGCCCCCCGGAGCAGATCGTGATCTGGGACGACGGCTCCACCGACGGCACCGAGCGCTATGCGGCCCCGCTGGCCGCCGCCTCGGACGGGCGCATCCTCTACCGGCGCGGCGAGAATCGCGGCAAGTCGGCCGCGCTCAATGCCGCGCTGCACTGCGCCACCGGCGACCGCATCTGGATCTGCGACGACGACGACATCGCCATGCCCGACGCAGCCGAGCGCCTCGCGGCGGCACTCGACGCCTCCGGGGCGGGCATGGCCATCGGCCGGCACACGCGCTTCCGGACCGATCCGGCGACCGGGGCCGAGCAGGATCTCGGCACCGGCTACTGGCCCGACCTCTCGCAGGGCAGCCTTCTGCGGCACCTGCTCGAGGACATCTTCTTCTTCCAGAACGCCGCGCTGGTGCGGCGCGAGGCGCTGGGTCGGGTCGGTCCGTTCCGCGAGGACCTCGCGCGGTCGATCGACTACGAGATGTTCGTGCGCCTCGCCGTGCGCGTGCCCATGGTGCTGGCCGACGGCATCCTGTTCCGCCAGCGCAAGCACGACGGCGCCCGCGGCCCGGCCGCCGCCCGCCACGCTGCGGCCCGCTCCGAGGCGGTCTGGCGCGAGGCCGATCGCGCCATCTTCGCCGCGTTCCGCCCCGTGCTGCCGCTCGCGCTCTACGAGGCGCTGTTCGACGCCGGCGATCCCGCGCTGCTGCGACGGGCCGCGCTGCTGCAGCGGGGCTGCGTCCACGCCCGGCGCACCGACTGGCCCGCCGCGTGGGAGGACTTCGAGGCCGCCGCGGCGATCCACGCCCCCGGCCCGCTCGCGCCGACCGAGCGCGCCATCCTCCGCCGCGCTCTCGCGGGCAAGCACGGGCCGGCCGACGGCTTCGCCGCCCCCGCCCTCGCGCGCCTGCGGACGCTGGCCCGTACCGGCCCGCTGGGGCGCGAGATCGCGGCCGCGTTGGGACGCGGTGCGGTGTGGCGCGCCCGTGCCGCGCTCGGCGCGCGCGACCTCTCCGCGGCCGTCCGCGCCGCGCGCTTCGTGTGGCGGGCCGGCGGCGCCGCGGCCCTGCGCCCCCCGACCGCCGGCGACGCCGCGCCGCACATCACCGAACGCCGGACCCCGGCGCCCCGTGCCTATGCGTGGTGA
- a CDS encoding glycosyltransferase family 4 protein yields MRRRLDDLRSGSGVYLCALIDALNGAGFRVRVVLAPISAFGSLAVSRPSATIAARGCEVVWPDTLRLGRLYVSMRSEVWLRMLRRARAQLGWLLRGRRGPRPSRPSDVSEPPVPVDAAALAAEANAVASRLVVAEYSSLAPCLARCRADHRAVLLHDLMSRRSRSFRRAGLDPDHVDVPPDDEIGWLAPADLCIYVSPVEQAAFAPRLPGKTHVTFRLPICPRTGAVRAGGPVRAVFIGVRHGGNRDALDAILGEIWPRAHAACPEAELWIVGEIGEDVRRPLPPGVRVLGRLDDLDPVGGPDAIGLAPARAASGVSIKVGTYLELGMAALATSIALEGFAGTLGGAVRATDSIEAFTVALIELLRDREARHALAAKGLQARRPRDAEMQRLLASMAETPATASPSPPPARPAT; encoded by the coding sequence GTGCGCCGGCGCCTCGACGACCTGCGTTCGGGCTCCGGGGTGTACCTGTGCGCCCTGATCGACGCGCTGAACGGGGCGGGCTTCCGCGTCCGGGTGGTGCTGGCGCCGATCTCGGCCTTCGGCAGCCTCGCCGTGTCGCGGCCGTCGGCCACGATCGCCGCGCGGGGCTGCGAGGTGGTGTGGCCCGACACGCTGCGGCTGGGACGCCTCTACGTGTCGATGCGGTCCGAGGTCTGGCTGCGGATGCTCAGGCGCGCGCGCGCGCAGCTCGGCTGGCTGCTGCGGGGCCGGCGCGGACCGCGCCCGTCCCGGCCCAGCGACGTCAGCGAGCCCCCCGTCCCGGTGGACGCCGCCGCCCTCGCCGCCGAGGCCAACGCGGTGGCCTCGCGGCTGGTGGTGGCCGAGTACTCCAGCCTCGCCCCCTGCCTCGCCCGCTGCCGGGCGGACCACCGCGCGGTGCTGCTCCACGACCTGATGTCGCGGCGCAGCCGCTCGTTCCGCCGGGCGGGGCTGGACCCTGACCACGTCGACGTGCCCCCCGACGACGAGATCGGCTGGCTCGCCCCGGCCGACCTGTGCATCTACGTCTCGCCCGTGGAGCAGGCGGCCTTCGCCCCGCGCCTGCCGGGCAAGACGCACGTCACCTTCCGGCTGCCGATCTGTCCCCGCACGGGCGCGGTGCGCGCCGGGGGGCCGGTGCGGGCGGTGTTCATCGGCGTGCGCCACGGCGGTAACCGCGACGCGCTCGACGCGATCCTAGGTGAGATCTGGCCGCGCGCCCACGCCGCCTGCCCCGAGGCCGAGCTGTGGATCGTGGGCGAGATCGGCGAGGACGTCCGCCGCCCCCTGCCGCCGGGCGTGCGCGTGCTGGGGCGGCTCGACGACCTCGACCCGGTGGGCGGCCCCGACGCGATCGGGCTCGCCCCCGCCCGCGCCGCCAGCGGGGTCAGCATCAAGGTCGGGACCTACCTGGAACTGGGCATGGCCGCGCTCGCCACCAGCATCGCGCTCGAGGGGTTCGCGGGCACGCTGGGCGGCGCGGTGCGGGCGACCGACAGCATCGAGGCCTTCACGGTGGCCCTGATCGAGCTGCTGCGCGACCGCGAGGCGCGCCACGCGCTGGCGGCGAAGGGCCTTCAGGCGCGCCGGCCCCGGGACGCGGAGATGCAGCGCCTGCTCGCGTCGATGGCCGAGACGCCCGCTACTGCGTCGCCATCCCCTCCTCCTGCGAGACCAGCGACCTGA
- a CDS encoding glycosyltransferase family 2 protein, whose translation MPAWNAEATILRSIASAAQQDGVEVVVADDSSRDGTVAAVRADGRARVLTTSVNGGPAAARNRAIDAATGDWIAVLDADDTLRPGALAHLRAVAGETGADVVLCNLQRVDPAGRPIEARAYIDRPADAPPEPVTLSGFLAANHGRAGTRTLGYLKPLFRRAFLEARGLRYDETLRNGEDAHLVMECLAAGGRVVVSPRADYLYTVREGSLSHRADPDHLRALVAAGDRFAARHADALSPESRSLLAARRRALVEMAESEAILQAIKHRRPGAAASGLWNHPNALRRVLRQLAEAAGNRLDALRREEAAPVRRSGR comes from the coding sequence ATGCCCGCCTGGAATGCCGAGGCGACGATCCTGCGCAGCATCGCATCGGCGGCGCAGCAGGACGGCGTCGAGGTGGTGGTGGCCGACGACTCCTCGCGCGACGGCACGGTCGCGGCCGTGCGCGCGGACGGGCGGGCCCGGGTGCTCACCACGTCCGTGAACGGCGGCCCCGCCGCGGCGCGCAACCGGGCGATCGACGCGGCCACCGGCGACTGGATCGCGGTGCTCGACGCCGACGACACGCTGCGGCCCGGTGCCCTCGCCCACCTGCGCGCGGTCGCCGGGGAGACCGGCGCCGACGTGGTGCTCTGCAACCTCCAGCGCGTCGACCCCGCGGGGCGGCCCATCGAGGCGCGTGCCTACATCGACCGTCCCGCCGACGCCCCGCCCGAGCCGGTGACGCTGTCCGGCTTCCTGGCCGCCAACCACGGCCGCGCGGGCACGCGCACGCTCGGCTACCTCAAGCCGCTCTTCCGGCGTGCCTTCCTGGAGGCGCGCGGGCTGCGCTACGACGAGACGCTGCGGAACGGCGAGGACGCCCACCTCGTCATGGAGTGCCTCGCCGCGGGCGGGCGCGTCGTCGTCTCGCCGCGCGCGGACTACCTCTACACGGTGCGCGAGGGATCGCTGTCGCACCGGGCCGACCCGGACCACCTGCGCGCGCTCGTGGCCGCCGGCGACCGGTTCGCCGCCCGCCACGCCGACGCGCTGTCTCCCGAGAGCCGGTCCCTGCTCGCCGCGCGCCGCCGCGCGCTGGTCGAGATGGCCGAGAGCGAGGCGATCCTGCAGGCCATCAAGCACCGCCGCCCCGGCGCCGCCGCGAGTGGGCTCTGGAACCATCCCAACGCCCTCCGCCGCGTCCTGCGACAACTCGCCGAAGCGGCGGGCAACCGGCTCGACGCCCTGCGACGCGAGGAGGCGGCACCGGTCCGCCGCAGTGGGCGCTGA
- a CDS encoding glycosyltransferase family 2 protein, which produces MSAPEIAVIVAAWNAEATIGGAVRSALAQTGPAVEVIAVDDASTDGTAAVLETMAAHDPRLRVLRQPRNAGPAAARNRALAASTAPWVTVLDADDAMAPDRLARLHALAGAGGWDFVADDLFKVESHAPGSPRRRLWRDDVIGVVPLDFAAFVAGNLSRATAHRGELGFLKPLIRRAVLDRHGLRYREDMRLGEDFALYAAAMAFGARACLTDPCGYVALVRPASLSGRHDAAALGGLARASRWLATLPGLDAEARAVLRAHDRETQERWRWMRLIEAVRARDPRAGLACFAAHPRVSAALAGRLAEQVRLRGARRLHALTGRGGAAAADRGA; this is translated from the coding sequence GTGAGCGCACCCGAGATCGCCGTGATCGTCGCCGCCTGGAACGCGGAGGCGACGATCGGGGGCGCGGTGCGCAGCGCGCTGGCCCAGACGGGGCCGGCGGTCGAGGTGATCGCCGTCGACGATGCGTCCACCGACGGCACCGCCGCGGTGCTGGAGACGATGGCCGCGCACGACCCGCGCCTGCGCGTGCTGCGGCAGCCGCGCAACGCCGGCCCGGCGGCGGCGCGCAACCGGGCCCTGGCGGCGTCGACGGCGCCCTGGGTGACCGTGCTGGACGCCGACGACGCGATGGCGCCCGACCGCCTCGCGCGGCTGCATGCCCTGGCTGGGGCGGGCGGCTGGGACTTCGTGGCCGACGATCTGTTCAAGGTCGAGAGCCACGCGCCCGGCAGCCCCCGCCGGCGGTTGTGGCGCGACGATGTGATCGGGGTCGTGCCGCTCGACTTCGCCGCCTTCGTCGCCGGCAACCTTAGCAGGGCCACGGCGCACCGGGGCGAGCTGGGCTTCCTCAAGCCGCTGATCCGCCGCGCGGTGCTGGACCGGCACGGCCTGCGCTACCGCGAGGACATGCGGCTGGGCGAGGACTTCGCGCTCTATGCCGCGGCGATGGCCTTCGGGGCGCGGGCCTGCCTGACGGACCCCTGCGGATACGTGGCGCTGGTGCGCCCCGCCTCGCTGAGCGGGCGGCACGACGCGGCGGCCTTAGGCGGACTGGCCCGCGCGAGCCGCTGGCTGGCGACGTTGCCGGGGCTGGATGCCGAGGCGCGCGCCGTGCTTCGCGCCCACGACCGCGAGACGCAGGAGCGCTGGCGCTGGATGCGCCTGATCGAGGCGGTGCGCGCGCGCGACCCGCGCGCGGGGCTGGCCTGCTTCGCGGCGCACCCGCGCGTCTCGGCGGCGCTGGCGGGCCGCCTGGCCGAGCAGGTCCGCCTGCGCGGCGCGCGGCGCCTGCACGCCTTGACCGGGCGCGGCGGCGCCGCCGCCGCCGACCGCGGCGCATGA